One window of the Devosia sp. 2618 genome contains the following:
- the rfbD gene encoding dTDP-4-dehydrorhamnose reductase, translated as MKILIVGGTGQVGRDLQRALEPLGDIMAPSRAHLDLADPNSIAQVWEQYRPDAVVNAGAYTAVDDAEAHSDHADAINHRAVDILAQLVERHHGWLVHYSTDYVFNGQGAEPFDESAPKAPLNIYGRSKLAGDEAIVASGCRHLILRTSWVHAPRGRNFVSTILKLAADRDHLRVVADQHGAPTSAALIADVTAIALRRALANDEISGTYHVTAAGETSWHEVAQFAVTVARKRGAVLTLRPEAIDAIGTADYPLPAARPLNSRLDTTRFRHTFDVALPDWHDGVERTVAGLVAA; from the coding sequence ATGAAAATCCTGATCGTGGGCGGCACGGGGCAGGTGGGCCGGGACTTGCAGCGTGCGCTGGAGCCACTGGGCGACATCATGGCGCCGTCGCGAGCGCACCTCGATCTAGCCGATCCGAACAGCATCGCGCAGGTCTGGGAGCAGTATCGCCCCGATGCCGTCGTCAATGCCGGAGCCTACACCGCCGTCGATGACGCCGAGGCCCATTCTGATCACGCCGATGCCATCAATCATCGCGCCGTCGACATTCTGGCGCAACTGGTCGAACGCCACCACGGCTGGCTGGTGCATTACTCCACCGACTACGTGTTCAACGGACAGGGTGCCGAGCCGTTCGATGAGAGCGCGCCGAAAGCACCGCTCAACATCTATGGCCGAAGCAAACTGGCCGGCGACGAGGCCATTGTCGCCTCGGGATGCCGCCATCTGATCCTTCGCACATCATGGGTCCACGCACCGAGAGGGCGCAACTTCGTGAGCACCATCCTCAAGCTCGCGGCTGACCGCGACCATCTGCGCGTTGTGGCCGACCAGCACGGCGCCCCGACCAGCGCCGCGCTTATCGCCGACGTCACCGCCATCGCGTTGCGGCGGGCGCTGGCCAACGACGAGATCTCCGGCACCTATCACGTCACTGCAGCTGGCGAGACGAGCTGGCACGAGGTGGCCCAATTCGCCGTCACTGTAGCTCGCAAGCGCGGCGCAGTGCTCACCCTCCGACCCGAAGCGATCGACGCCATCGGCACCGCAGACTATCCGCTGCCCGCCGCGCGGCCGCTCAATTCGCGACTGGACACCACCAGGTTTCGCCACACCTTCGATGTGGCTTTGCCCGACTGGCACGACGGAGTTGAGCGCACCGTCGCCGGGCTGGTGGCAGCATGA
- the wecB gene encoding UDP-N-acetylglucosamine 2-epimerase (non-hydrolyzing), translated as MRRILVVYGTRPEAIKVAPLIAAMALSDRIEPIIAVTGQHRQMLDQVNALFGIVPKHDLNIITERQQLSGITCRALEGVAGVIEQELPDAVLVQGDTTTCFAAALAAFYHKVPVVHLEAGLRTGNPYNPFPEEVNRGMVSRIAALHLAPTDMSRQNLLAEAIAPEAIAVTGNTVIDALLEVAARMKPPTNPDVLKLAGRRTILITAHRRESWGEPMANAARAIARLARMFPDVQLLLPAHLNPAVREILLPHLQGLENVLITEPLGYSDFVAAMQASDIVLTDSGGVQEEAPSLGKPVLVMRETTERPEAVLAGTVKLVGTDEDRIVSEVSTLLTDKAAYDAMAKAVNPYGDGLASDRCVMAIEHFFGDGARPMDFVPSLAGVQAHAPRVS; from the coding sequence ATGCGCAGAATCCTTGTCGTCTATGGAACCCGTCCCGAGGCCATCAAGGTGGCGCCGCTGATTGCCGCGATGGCGCTCTCCGACCGGATCGAGCCGATCATAGCCGTCACTGGCCAGCACCGGCAGATGCTGGACCAGGTCAATGCCCTGTTCGGCATCGTGCCCAAGCACGATCTCAACATCATCACCGAACGCCAGCAATTGTCGGGCATCACCTGCCGGGCGCTGGAGGGTGTCGCCGGCGTCATCGAACAGGAACTGCCCGATGCGGTGCTCGTTCAGGGCGACACGACCACCTGCTTCGCCGCCGCGCTGGCCGCCTTCTACCACAAGGTTCCGGTCGTCCATCTCGAGGCCGGTCTGCGCACTGGCAACCCCTACAATCCGTTCCCCGAGGAAGTGAACCGCGGGATGGTGTCGCGCATCGCGGCGCTGCATCTGGCACCCACCGACATGTCGCGCCAAAACCTCTTGGCCGAGGCAATCGCGCCCGAAGCCATCGCGGTCACCGGCAATACGGTCATCGACGCCCTGCTCGAAGTCGCTGCCCGGATGAAGCCACCGACCAACCCTGATGTGCTCAAACTCGCCGGTCGGCGCACCATTCTGATCACCGCCCATCGCCGAGAGTCTTGGGGCGAACCGATGGCCAACGCCGCCCGGGCCATAGCGCGTCTGGCCCGCATGTTCCCTGATGTGCAGCTGTTGCTCCCAGCCCACCTCAATCCGGCTGTGCGCGAAATCCTGCTGCCGCACCTGCAGGGCCTCGAAAACGTGCTGATCACTGAACCCCTCGGCTACAGCGATTTCGTCGCCGCCATGCAGGCTTCCGATATCGTTTTGACCGATAGTGGTGGTGTGCAGGAAGAGGCGCCAAGCCTCGGCAAGCCGGTGCTGGTCATGCGGGAAACCACCGAGCGCCCCGAGGCCGTGCTGGCCGGAACCGTCAAGCTGGTGGGGACAGACGAGGACCGCATCGTCAGCGAAGTCAGCACCTTGCTGACCGACAAGGCGGCCTATGATGCCATGGCAAAGGCCGTCAACCCTTACGGCGACGGCCTTGCATCGGATCGCTGCGTCATGGCGATCGAGCACTTCTTTGGCGACGGGGCCCGGCCAATGGATTTTGTGCCGAGCCTTGCCGGCGTTCAGGCCCACGCGCCGCGCGTGTCGTAG
- a CDS encoding glycosyltransferase family 1 protein: MLDQFAAKREASQTQSRLLTSIRQQPAWRRYQQMAWILRHEGMAGAVDRLRAKAATALEPRTPRPIVRDEDILRADFDNHVPQPFERPGPDEIITLNWIMTAPNAGSGGHTTIFRIIRHLEANGYRNRVYFYDARLASIEPYVAVLRDYYGFHGPVERFNGAMADANGVVATSWPTAYAAYSTASLGKRFYFVQDFEPDFYAVSADRILAENTYHMGFHAITAGRWLAQKLSIEFAMAADPFEFGCDTTSYFNRNEPRTGIAFYARPGTPRRGYELGLLALQLFAARRPDIDIHLYGEAVGPLPFKATDHGLSSPKALNDLYNICFAGLSLSLTNVSLVPLEMLASGCIPILNDAVHNRMVIDDPHVHYAAPTPQALARSLETVVSMPDFTAYSNAAAQSQHGLRWEGAGEAVDTALRNVLQAQPDTAKW, translated from the coding sequence ATGCTTGACCAGTTCGCCGCAAAGCGCGAGGCCAGCCAAACCCAGTCGCGGCTGTTGACCTCGATCCGCCAGCAACCCGCCTGGCGGCGCTATCAGCAGATGGCCTGGATACTCCGCCACGAAGGCATGGCCGGCGCGGTGGACCGTCTGCGCGCCAAAGCCGCCACCGCCCTTGAGCCGCGCACCCCACGCCCCATTGTCCGCGATGAGGACATCCTCCGCGCCGACTTCGACAATCACGTGCCTCAGCCATTCGAGCGCCCCGGCCCCGATGAAATCATCACCCTCAACTGGATCATGACCGCCCCCAATGCTGGCTCTGGCGGTCACACGACGATTTTCCGGATCATCCGTCACTTGGAAGCCAACGGCTATCGCAACCGTGTTTATTTCTACGACGCCCGCCTCGCCAGCATCGAGCCATACGTCGCCGTGCTGCGCGACTACTATGGCTTTCACGGCCCGGTCGAGCGCTTCAACGGCGCCATGGCTGATGCCAATGGCGTCGTCGCTACCAGCTGGCCCACTGCCTACGCTGCCTATTCCACCGCCAGCCTCGGCAAGCGGTTCTACTTCGTGCAAGACTTCGAACCAGATTTTTACGCCGTCAGCGCCGACCGCATCCTCGCCGAAAACACCTATCACATGGGCTTCCATGCCATCACCGCCGGACGCTGGCTGGCGCAAAAGCTTTCCATCGAGTTCGCCATGGCGGCCGATCCTTTTGAGTTCGGCTGCGACACCACCAGCTATTTCAACCGCAACGAACCCCGCACCGGCATCGCCTTTTACGCGCGCCCTGGCACACCACGCCGCGGCTACGAGCTCGGTCTTCTCGCGCTGCAACTGTTCGCAGCCAGACGACCCGATATCGACATTCACCTCTACGGCGAAGCCGTCGGCCCCTTACCCTTCAAAGCCACCGATCACGGCCTGTCCTCACCCAAGGCATTGAACGATCTCTACAATATCTGCTTTGCCGGCCTCAGCCTATCGCTGACCAATGTGTCGCTCGTGCCGCTCGAAATGCTGGCCTCGGGCTGCATCCCCATACTCAACGATGCCGTCCACAACCGCATGGTGATCGACGATCCGCATGTGCACTACGCGGCGCCGACCCCGCAGGCATTGGCCCGGAGCCTCGAGACAGTGGTCTCGATGCCCGACTTCACCGCCTATTCAAATGCCGCCGCCCAAAGCCAGCATGGCCTGCGCTGGGAAGGGGCGGGCGAAGCGGTCGATACCGCCCTCCGCAATGTGCTGCAGGCCCAACCGGACACAGCCAAATGGTAA
- a CDS encoding WecB/TagA/CpsF family glycosyltransferase, whose translation MAFELERLTLSTAPRRAERPERRLLFGLTIDGMRMEQAVDRCREAIRTRQPLLVGVLNAAKIVNMRHDPGLRDALLDCNMLLADGQSVVWASWLLGRPLPERIAGIDLFEQLLVLAHGQGRSIYLLGAKAEVLAALERTIAERWPGLRIVGSHDGYFNDSEAEHIAADIAGSNADMLFLGMASPKKEIFLRRFQRELKVPVLHGVGGSFDVMAGITKRAPRRWQALGLEWAYRLLQEPGRMWKRYLVTNTAFIALTLREALRPSTALQPGETADIASSH comes from the coding sequence ATGGCATTCGAGCTTGAAAGACTGACATTATCGACGGCACCTCGACGGGCGGAACGGCCGGAACGCCGCCTGCTGTTCGGGCTGACGATCGACGGCATGCGGATGGAACAGGCGGTCGATCGCTGCCGCGAGGCGATCAGGACGCGCCAGCCGTTACTGGTCGGCGTGCTGAACGCGGCCAAGATCGTCAACATGCGGCACGACCCGGGCCTGCGCGATGCGCTGCTCGATTGCAACATGCTGTTGGCCGATGGGCAGTCGGTGGTGTGGGCGAGCTGGCTGCTGGGACGCCCCCTGCCCGAGCGCATTGCGGGCATCGACTTGTTCGAGCAATTGCTGGTGCTGGCGCATGGTCAGGGGCGCAGTATCTACCTGCTAGGTGCCAAAGCCGAAGTGTTGGCCGCGCTTGAGCGCACCATCGCCGAGCGCTGGCCAGGCCTGCGGATCGTCGGCAGCCATGATGGTTACTTCAACGACAGCGAAGCCGAACACATCGCGGCAGACATCGCCGGGTCCAACGCCGACATGCTGTTTTTGGGCATGGCGTCGCCCAAAAAGGAAATTTTCCTCCGCCGCTTCCAACGCGAGTTGAAGGTGCCGGTTTTGCACGGCGTCGGCGGCTCATTCGATGTGATGGCAGGCATCACAAAGCGTGCACCACGCCGCTGGCAGGCACTGGGGCTGGAGTGGGCCTATCGCCTGCTGCAGGAGCCGGGGCGGATGTGGAAACGCTACCTCGTCACCAACACCGCCTTCATCGCCCTCACGCTGCGCGAAGCGCTGCGCCCGAGCACGGCGCTGCAACCGGGCGAGACCGCCGACATCGCGTCCTCACACTAA
- the wecC gene encoding UDP-N-acetyl-D-mannosamine dehydrogenase, with translation MLNEVFSGKLAVVGMGYIGLPTATVLATRGVQVIGVDVNPRIVEAISRGETPFIEPDLAVAVSGAVAMGRLSMARDMPEADAFIIAVPTPFNADHTADLSYVKAAAEQVALKLKPGNIVVLESTSPPGTTEKVSRWIGAVRPDLKMPHVVGGSPDVFVAHCPERVLPGRIMIEMITNNRVVGGLTTNCAIKAASIYRVFAQGEILITDAASAEMAKLVENAYRDVNIAFANELSLITESLRLDVWEVIRLANQHPRVNVLSPGPGVGGHCIPVDPWFIVAAAPDLAKLIRTAREVNDHKPHHVADQVVAKAKRFVSPSIACLGLTFKANVDDIRESPAVDVVSLIAGALPEVEIMVADPYVDVLPPKLQSNANLKLVNAGDAVDQADIIVLLVEHDAFKALRHTRHNGKVVYDTRGAWA, from the coding sequence ATGTTGAATGAAGTTTTTAGCGGCAAGCTGGCCGTGGTCGGTATGGGCTATATCGGCCTGCCGACGGCAACGGTGTTGGCCACGCGCGGCGTGCAGGTCATCGGTGTTGATGTTAATCCGCGCATCGTGGAAGCCATTTCGCGGGGCGAAACGCCGTTTATTGAACCTGATCTTGCCGTCGCGGTCAGCGGCGCGGTGGCGATGGGGCGGCTGTCGATGGCGCGCGACATGCCGGAGGCCGACGCGTTCATCATCGCGGTGCCGACGCCGTTCAATGCCGATCACACGGCCGATCTGTCCTATGTGAAGGCTGCGGCCGAACAGGTGGCACTCAAGCTCAAGCCGGGCAATATCGTGGTGCTGGAATCCACCAGCCCTCCCGGCACGACCGAAAAGGTCAGCCGCTGGATCGGGGCGGTGCGGCCTGATCTCAAAATGCCGCATGTGGTTGGGGGCAGCCCGGACGTTTTTGTCGCCCATTGTCCCGAGCGGGTTCTGCCGGGACGCATCATGATCGAGATGATCACCAACAACCGCGTCGTCGGCGGGCTCACCACCAACTGCGCCATCAAGGCGGCCAGTATTTACCGGGTGTTCGCGCAGGGGGAGATCCTGATTACCGACGCAGCCAGCGCGGAAATGGCCAAGCTGGTCGAGAACGCCTATCGCGACGTCAACATCGCCTTTGCCAACGAGCTGTCGCTGATCACGGAGTCGCTGCGGCTCGACGTGTGGGAGGTGATCCGCCTCGCCAACCAGCATCCACGTGTCAACGTGCTGTCACCCGGGCCGGGTGTGGGTGGCCACTGCATTCCGGTCGATCCGTGGTTCATCGTGGCGGCGGCGCCAGATCTGGCTAAGCTGATCCGCACGGCGCGCGAGGTGAACGATCATAAGCCCCATCACGTGGCCGATCAGGTTGTCGCCAAGGCGAAGCGGTTTGTGTCGCCGTCGATTGCGTGCCTGGGCCTGACCTTCAAGGCCAATGTCGATGACATTCGGGAAAGCCCTGCCGTCGATGTGGTGAGCCTGATCGCGGGCGCGCTGCCGGAGGTCGAGATCATGGTGGCCGACCCCTATGTCGATGTGCTGCCACCCAAGTTACAGAGCAATGCCAATCTCAAGCTGGTCAATGCCGGCGACGCGGTGGATCAGGCCGATATCATCGTGCTTCTGGTGGAGCACGATGCGTTCAAGGCGCTGCGCCACACCCGGCACAACGGCAAGGTGGTCTACGACACGCGCGGCGCGTGGGCCTGA
- a CDS encoding O-antigen ligase domain-containing protein — MSASATSRPVRPSRIAARDRGMRPRTLNIAITRPRVHWAVILLLATWVMPFVIYLGGVRLSAYRFTLIILFVPCLVWLVQGRAGRVRLPDILVALFALWCVISLTAVNGLGTGVQTGGIQVLETITPYLIARCCIRTADDFRALGRLLTGIALVLLPFALYEAISGHNIYLEIASHIFPSIEIADKEPRWGLRRAQLFFEHPILMGVCLGSIVALTHMVVGRELSFGRRWMRSVMVGLTGALSLSSGPISGILVQIMLMGWNWVLHWFRARWMLLISLAGAFVLAVQLFAKRPLPNILFSFAFEQESAFFRIVIWDFGTQSVANHPLFGVGMGDWERPSWMPPSIDMFWLYNAIVYGIPGGALMLAFFLASVITVGRVKGLDQRHYDYRAAYLISMCSFFLTGWMVHFWNGTYVFFMFMVGAGIWLRDAPFSAPAVAVRVAPSTDGGQRLAAHGLLGQKPHPAQRQARGRRNR, encoded by the coding sequence ATGTCGGCTTCCGCCACCAGTCGTCCCGTCAGGCCCAGCCGCATTGCGGCGCGGGACCGCGGCATGCGTCCGAGGACATTGAACATCGCCATCACGCGGCCACGGGTGCATTGGGCGGTGATCCTGCTGCTGGCGACCTGGGTGATGCCTTTCGTCATCTATCTCGGCGGCGTGCGGCTATCAGCCTACCGGTTCACGCTGATCATCCTGTTTGTGCCGTGCCTTGTGTGGCTGGTGCAGGGGCGCGCCGGGCGTGTGCGGCTGCCCGACATTCTGGTCGCCCTGTTTGCCCTGTGGTGCGTCATAAGCCTTACGGCGGTGAACGGGCTTGGCACCGGGGTGCAGACTGGCGGCATCCAGGTACTCGAAACCATCACGCCATACCTCATCGCGCGGTGCTGTATTCGCACGGCCGATGACTTTCGAGCGCTGGGGCGGCTGTTGACCGGCATCGCTCTCGTGCTGCTGCCGTTCGCGCTCTACGAGGCGATCAGCGGGCACAATATCTACCTTGAAATTGCGTCGCACATTTTCCCGAGCATCGAGATTGCCGACAAGGAGCCGCGCTGGGGTCTGCGGCGCGCCCAGCTGTTTTTCGAGCATCCCATTCTGATGGGGGTTTGCCTCGGGAGCATCGTGGCGCTGACCCATATGGTGGTGGGACGCGAGCTCAGTTTCGGCCGCCGGTGGATGCGCAGTGTGATGGTGGGACTAACCGGGGCGCTGTCGCTGTCGTCGGGGCCGATCAGCGGTATTCTGGTGCAGATCATGCTAATGGGCTGGAACTGGGTGCTGCACTGGTTCCGGGCGCGATGGATGTTACTGATCTCGCTTGCCGGTGCCTTCGTTCTGGCGGTGCAGCTGTTTGCCAAGCGGCCGCTGCCCAACATCCTGTTCTCGTTTGCCTTCGAGCAGGAGTCTGCATTTTTCCGCATCGTGATCTGGGACTTTGGCACTCAATCGGTGGCCAATCATCCGCTGTTTGGCGTCGGCATGGGCGATTGGGAGCGGCCATCATGGATGCCGCCGAGCATCGACATGTTCTGGCTCTACAATGCCATTGTCTACGGCATTCCCGGCGGCGCGCTGATGCTGGCGTTTTTCCTCGCCTCGGTCATCACCGTTGGTCGCGTCAAGGGCCTCGACCAGCGCCACTATGACTATCGGGCGGCCTATCTGATCTCGATGTGCTCGTTCTTTTTGACCGGCTGGATGGTGCACTTCTGGAACGGCACCTACGTGTTTTTCATGTTCATGGTGGGAGCCGGCATCTGGTTGCGCGACGCACCGTTTAGCGCGCCAGCGGTCGCGGTTCGGGTTGCTCCGTCAACGGATGGCGGTCAGCGATTGGCGGCGCATGGCCTGCTTGGCCAAAAGCCTCACCCAGCCCAGCGACAGGCGCGCGGTCGGCGAAACCGCTAG
- a CDS encoding glycosyltransferase family A protein, with amino-acid sequence MVSVDIVVPCYNYARFLRHAVESAMHQDDVEVRVLIIDDCSTDLTPDVGRELTHEFAGVTFRRHAENKGHVATFNEGIAELTGDYFLLLSADDYLLPGSLGRAVRLMEAHKEISFVFGRAFFSANERPLQPWVPLTRGIVHDGDTVLSGRRFVELSSALNIVPTPTAVVRTSVQLAAGGYRPELPHTGDMEMWLRLAAYGSVGYIDADQAVYRLHGTNMSIAYEGIDDLEARRKALNIFFADGAKKMDPSGALQRECLHRFSGEAFRQARMALNRGEANTARQFRDYGLAVSPTARLSLGWVRLLAKQAMRRQSLTAIR; translated from the coding sequence ATGGTAAGCGTAGATATCGTCGTGCCGTGCTACAATTACGCTCGATTTCTCCGCCATGCGGTCGAAAGCGCCATGCATCAGGATGATGTCGAGGTTCGCGTCCTCATCATCGATGATTGCTCCACCGATCTGACGCCCGATGTCGGCCGGGAACTGACCCATGAATTCGCTGGGGTCACCTTCCGCCGGCATGCCGAAAACAAGGGCCATGTCGCGACCTTCAACGAAGGCATCGCCGAACTGACCGGCGACTATTTCCTGCTGCTCTCCGCCGACGACTATCTGCTTCCCGGCTCATTGGGCCGCGCCGTCCGGCTGATGGAGGCCCATAAGGAGATCAGCTTCGTATTCGGTCGAGCCTTCTTTTCGGCCAACGAGCGTCCGCTGCAACCCTGGGTACCGTTGACGCGTGGCATCGTGCACGATGGCGACACGGTCCTTTCCGGCCGCCGCTTTGTCGAGCTGAGCAGCGCCCTCAATATCGTGCCGACGCCGACCGCGGTGGTGCGTACCAGCGTCCAACTGGCCGCCGGCGGCTATCGGCCCGAACTGCCGCATACCGGCGATATGGAAATGTGGCTGCGGCTCGCGGCCTATGGATCGGTTGGCTATATCGATGCCGACCAGGCAGTCTATCGGCTACACGGCACCAATATGTCGATTGCCTATGAGGGGATCGACGACCTAGAGGCGCGGCGCAAGGCGCTGAACATTTTCTTTGCCGATGGTGCCAAGAAAATGGACCCGTCGGGCGCCCTGCAGCGCGAGTGCCTGCATCGCTTTTCGGGTGAGGCCTTCCGCCAGGCGCGCATGGCGCTCAACCGTGGCGAAGCCAATACGGCCCGTCAGTTCAGGGATTATGGTCTAGCGGTTTCGCCGACCGCGCGCCTGTCGCTGGGCTGGGTGAGGCTTTTGGCCAAGCAGGCCATGCGCCGCCAATCGCTGACCGCCATCCGTTGA
- a CDS encoding sugar transferase, producing MKRAIDLALVLIGGPFFLPLILLLVILIKLDGGPAFYLQPRIGRNGRVFRLWKLRSMVPNADAALASYLQSDAEARAEWETNQKLRHDPRLTAIGRHIRRYSLDELPQLWNVLVGDMSLVGPRPMMPNQRTLYPGTAYYDLRPGLTGLWQISERNNCTFADRAAYDNLYAQTISLRTDFRTLMCTFKVVFTGTGC from the coding sequence GTGAAACGGGCCATCGATCTCGCACTGGTTCTCATCGGCGGACCATTTTTCCTGCCGCTGATCTTACTGCTGGTTATTCTGATCAAGCTGGATGGTGGGCCGGCGTTTTACCTGCAGCCGCGCATTGGCCGAAACGGTCGCGTGTTTCGGCTGTGGAAGCTCCGCTCCATGGTTCCCAATGCTGATGCGGCACTGGCGAGTTATCTGCAAAGCGATGCCGAGGCGCGGGCTGAGTGGGAAACCAACCAGAAGCTTAGGCATGATCCGCGCCTGACGGCGATTGGCCGCCATATTCGTCGCTACTCGCTCGATGAGCTGCCCCAGCTGTGGAATGTGCTGGTGGGCGATATGAGTCTGGTGGGGCCGCGCCCGATGATGCCCAATCAGCGGACGCTCTATCCGGGCACCGCCTACTACGACCTGCGGCCTGGCCTGACCGGACTGTGGCAGATCAGCGAGCGCAACAATTGCACCTTTGCCGACCGCGCCGCCTACGACAATCTCTATGCCCAGACGATCTCGTTGCGCACCGATTTCCGCACGCTGATGTGCACGTTCAAAGTGGTGTTTACCGGGACGGGCTGCTAG
- the rfbB gene encoding dTDP-glucose 4,6-dehydratase: MTILVTGGAGFIGSNFIHDWLASTDETVINLDKLTYAGNLGNLRDIEHEPNYMFVRGDIAEVDRIRALLTNFKVRALVHFAAESHVDRSISGPMGFVETNILGTAHLLQAALEHWHRGNAFRFLHVSTDEVFGSLEPEDAPFVESSPYRPNSPYAASKAASDHLVRAYGETYGLPVLITHCSNNYGPYHFPEKLIPLLIHNATSGKQLPLYGDGMQVRDWLYVGDHCRALRMVLADGRPGQTYNIGGNAERQNIEVARTICAMLDDYLPLLDGGSYSSQIMLVRDRPGHDRRYAIDNTKLRSELGWSPLLSFDEGITKTVEWYLENPTWTAAVTGGSYRDWVAEQYT; the protein is encoded by the coding sequence ATGACCATTCTCGTGACGGGCGGCGCTGGGTTCATCGGGTCCAATTTCATCCATGACTGGCTGGCCAGCACTGATGAGACTGTCATCAATCTCGACAAACTGACCTATGCCGGCAACCTCGGCAATCTGCGCGACATCGAACATGAGCCCAACTACATGTTCGTGCGTGGAGACATCGCCGAAGTCGACCGCATCCGCGCACTGCTGACCAATTTTAAGGTCCGCGCACTCGTCCATTTCGCTGCCGAAAGCCATGTCGACCGGTCGATCTCGGGTCCGATGGGGTTCGTCGAAACCAATATCCTCGGCACCGCCCATTTGCTGCAGGCAGCGCTTGAACACTGGCACCGCGGCAACGCGTTTCGCTTCCTCCATGTCTCGACCGACGAAGTGTTCGGCTCGCTCGAACCCGAGGATGCGCCCTTCGTCGAGTCCAGCCCGTACCGCCCCAATAGCCCCTATGCCGCCAGCAAAGCGGCGTCGGATCACCTGGTGCGCGCCTATGGCGAGACCTATGGACTGCCGGTCTTGATCACCCATTGCTCGAACAATTACGGGCCGTATCACTTCCCCGAAAAGCTGATCCCGCTGTTGATTCACAACGCCACCAGCGGCAAGCAATTGCCGCTCTATGGCGACGGAATGCAGGTCCGCGACTGGCTCTATGTCGGCGATCATTGCCGGGCTCTGCGCATGGTATTGGCCGATGGGCGGCCGGGCCAGACCTACAATATCGGCGGCAATGCCGAGCGGCAGAATATCGAGGTGGCCCGCACCATTTGCGCCATGCTCGACGACTATCTGCCCCTGCTCGATGGCGGCTCCTATAGCAGCCAGATCATGCTGGTGCGCGATCGACCCGGCCACGATCGCCGCTATGCCATCGACAATACCAAACTTCGTTCAGAGCTCGGTTGGTCGCCGCTCCTGAGCTTTGACGAGGGCATCACCAAAACTGTCGAATGGTATCTGGAAAACCCCACCTGGACGGCGGCCGTCACTGGCGGCAGCTACCGGGACTGGGTTGCCGAGCAATACACATGA
- a CDS encoding glycosyltransferase family 2 protein — translation MRFATANHTDHDRVNDRPLAVVIVTYNSANTLCGLLDTLADGLRGIARTEIVVVDNASADNSVAIVRKHPVGARVVQTGRNGGYAAGINAAVATIDNDADLLVLNPDIRLSPGVAALLVAPLREASVAITVPKMLHEDGTLFHSLRREPSLQTAWADALLGTRLGYGLDRGECVCADSRYETNDVVDWASGAALAVSARARAEIGDWDESFFLYSEEVDYQRRARAAGFHIVYVPQARVVHIGGEYSRNAQLYSILTANRVRDYARHHSAFSTLQFRLAVLTGEALRSVGGSPVHRAGAKAALQFRERRPASFIPKANNA, via the coding sequence GTGAGGTTCGCTACCGCAAATCACACGGACCATGACCGGGTGAACGACCGCCCCTTGGCCGTCGTCATCGTCACCTATAACAGCGCCAACACGCTGTGCGGCCTGCTCGATACGCTGGCAGACGGGTTGCGCGGCATCGCCCGAACCGAAATCGTCGTCGTCGATAACGCCTCGGCCGACAACTCAGTCGCCATCGTGCGCAAACATCCCGTAGGCGCGCGCGTGGTGCAGACCGGCCGCAATGGTGGCTACGCGGCAGGCATCAATGCGGCCGTCGCAACCATCGACAATGATGCCGACCTCCTGGTTCTCAATCCTGACATTCGCCTCTCGCCGGGCGTTGCGGCCCTGCTGGTCGCGCCCCTCCGAGAAGCCAGCGTCGCCATCACGGTACCCAAAATGCTGCACGAGGATGGCACGCTGTTTCATTCCCTCCGCCGCGAGCCCTCGCTGCAGACGGCCTGGGCCGATGCGCTGCTCGGCACAAGGCTCGGTTATGGCCTTGATCGCGGCGAATGCGTTTGCGCCGATAGCCGCTACGAGACGAACGACGTGGTCGACTGGGCCAGCGGCGCGGCCCTCGCCGTGTCCGCACGCGCCCGCGCCGAAATCGGCGATTGGGACGAAAGCTTCTTCCTCTATAGCGAGGAGGTCGACTACCAGCGGCGCGCCCGGGCCGCCGGCTTTCACATCGTCTATGTGCCACAGGCCAGGGTCGTCCATATCGGTGGCGAATACAGCCGCAACGCGCAGCTCTACTCGATCCTCACGGCCAACCGCGTCCGCGACTATGCCCGCCATCACAGCGCGTTCTCAACCCTGCAATTCCGGCTGGCAGTCCTGACCGGCGAAGCGTTGCGCAGTGTCGGCGGCTCGCCCGTCCATCGCGCGGGCGCCAAAGCAGCGCTGCAGTTTCGCGAACGCCGCCCTGCCTCCTTCATCCCGAAAGCCAACAATGCTTGA